The Aspergillus fumigatus Af293 chromosome 5, whole genome shotgun sequence nucleotide sequence AGAAACACATCAGCTAATGGCTTATCAGAGGGATTTTCGTACAAGTGCGCCGAAATGCAGCTCGTACGTCGGCCTCAACTGTTGTAAAAGAAACCAAGCAGCACTCCGACACGGAaatgctgcagaagctcgaGAGTATCTGTCCCACCAAACCGTATGACGAATGGGTCGAACACACTCAGACTGAGCAGGACTTGTCTGATCGGTCTTCGGCGCATTTCACATGGTAGGCTGGTCAAGCTCTAGTCTCTCGTCACCCGTCTGACTAACGACTACATTTAGTTCCATGTGTCTGGAAGATGTCAATGGCACCGATCTAATGCACGTGCTCTCCTGTCGCCATGTGTATCACGCACACTGCCTGGAGCAGTGGTTCCTTGGGCGTCACTTTTCGTGTCCTCTATGTAACCGATCCTTCTTCGAAGAGGTGGAGCCGGGGCCCGAGCCGGGGCCCGATAACGTCTAGTATCACAGATCTTGTATATATTATGGAACATGGAATATACTCATACTCGGGTGgctttttctcctcatcatcctcctcctcaaatCGAAACCTCCATGACAGGCCCCGTATACACCTTCCTCGCCCGCAGCACATAGTACAAAAGTGCCAGCAGAATCGTCCCCACCGTACCGACCACACTAAAGTTCATCGTCGTTTTGTCGACGGACATCTGAGAAGGCCAGAAACTGAAGAACACGACGATCACCATGTAAATCACCGCATACGTGTTGACCGCCGTCCCCCAAATGCCTGGCACATGGAAGGGGCCCCAGGCCAACTTGGCACCGGGCACATTGATGACCCCGTCTTCTCCATGGTCGTATTGCGAGATGGCGCCCGTGCATCGCCggtagagaagaagactTCCGACCATGAGGTAGGAGAGATAGAGACCAGACACGGCCATGGAGACGACGGCGTTGAGGGCGACGCTGGAGCCGATGTTGATAAGGCCGAGTAGACAGCATACGGTCATTGTGAGCATGATGGAGTACGTGGGGAGGCAGTTGGTAGGGGAGACCTGACGAGGCAGCATGTCAGTGATGGTCCTTGAAAGCGCATGGGGGTGAGGATATGATACCTTGCTCCAGATGCGCCATCCAGGCACAGCCCGGTCACGCGCAAAAGACCAGAACTGACGAGATGTAGCGGCGAGCATTCCAATCACCGAGCAGACGCCAATGATCAATAAAATCGAGGTCATTCCCAGGGCACCCGCCAGGGAATCGGTTGCCTGGCGGAAAATCTCCATATATGGATATCCGGTGGGAGTTGCGAGGGCCGCGTCGAGATCACCCAGACAGAACAATACAGCAATCAACATGCCAAATCCGAGCGCTCCATTAATGAGAACCGACAGGAGAATAGCCCTCGGGATTGCCACAGATGCATTGCGCACCTCCTCGGCCATCTGTTTTGGTCAATCATCCAATCTTCTGAAGGGGGGTCGAAGAGAGTTCCATACATGCACAGCAGCATCGCCACCAGCAAAGGCGAAAACGCAGCCTGTCATTCCCACGAACCACGAGAGACCCTGAGTGGGAAATCCGCCACTGTTGACAAATTCGAGGAATACCTCGTGGGTGGACTTGTGGTCGGCCATGTAGGTCATCGGGATGAGAATGGCAAAGAAGCCCAGCAGATGAACCACCAGGATGACCGTCTCAAGCCGGGGGAGCAGCTTGCCTCCGACCACGTTGATGCCCAACGCCAGCAGGACTGCCGCCCACATGAGAAGGGTTCCATGCCAGGGCTTCGCCTGGTAAAGTTCGTGACCGAGGCGGATGGCGCCTTGGATCTGAGTTCCTGCGAGAAACGAGGACGAGGCGAAT carries:
- a CDS encoding RING finger protein, giving the protein MLQKLESICPTKPYDEWVEHTQTEQDLSDRSSAHFTCSMCLEDVNGTDLMHVLSCRHVYHAHCLEQWFLGRHFSCPLCNRSFFEEVEPGPEPGPDNV